The sequence AATGCGTCTGCCCGATGCAGGCGCTGCCACCACCCAGGCCCGGCGAGGCTGAGGGCCTGGGCCGGGCTGGCGGCGATAAGGAGGTCAATAAATGCGTCGCAGCACAACTACAGTACCGCTCTGTTGGCAGCAGAAGTCCAGTCGATTTATGATGGAATAATGATGTTGATCCATAGTGCCGGACTCGAGCACAAATTAGTGCCGTCGACGGCCAGGGCGCCGTCCGCCATTGAGTTGCCGCTCTTTCCAGCCAATACCTCTGCGGGTGCCACTCCAGTCGAGAAACTGGGTCATGCTGTCCACTTGGTCGTCATTGCGTCCGTTAGGAAAGGCCAATAGCTCTTGCTTTAATGCAGAGAGCCAATCCGCATCTTTCGGCAGCAGAAAGTTTCCGGTTTCGAGTTTGGCTGTCTGGGCCTCGAGACGGGTTTGCTTGTCTACGGTTGGCTGATATCCGATCAAGCGTCCCCTGCGTTCATTCCGAAAATCGTGAATCAGGGGAGTTAACAGTGAGATGCCCAATCAGCCAATCCATAATATTCAGCCAAGATCCCTTCCCCCAATCACAAATGGCTAATGCTTTCCGAAAGAATACAAGAACTTTACTGACATAATTTGCTACTCAATACCACCATATGTTTGTGACAAATACGGACACACATATAGATTAATTATTTTGGGAAGGAATATGTTTAAGGATTCATCCTGGAATAGCCACTGATGCACAGTTGGAATTCAAGATCCTTGGGGACATTGTAGTAACCAGACGATTGATGGCAAGCTTCCCATCGGAAGTGTTATAGAAAACCCCATTATCCAAGGGTCATTGTTTGTTGCTATAT comes from Rhodospirillaceae bacterium and encodes:
- the terL gene encoding phage terminase large subunit, with the protein product MGISLLTPLIHDFRNERRGRLIGYQPTVDKQTRLEAQTAKLETGNFLLPKDADWLSALKQELLAFPNGRNDDQVDSMTQFLDWSGTRRGIGWKERQLNGGRRPGRRRH